Genomic DNA from Klebsiella variicola:
TTAACTCTATTCAATATCATACAATCCATAAAATCCTTGATAGTTATGATGTTGTTTTTGATGATGATGGTGCTGGAGAGGTTGCAGATATAGTTGCAATTAAGAATATTAATAATAATGAACTTATTATTGATTTATATCACTGTAAGTACTGTTTAAAAACGGATGGAATTGCACGCCCAGGAGCGAGAATTGATGATGTGTATCAGGTAGCAGGTCAGGCAATAAAAAGTGTAAAATGGTTTGGTGATAAAGAAAAACTTATCCTACGTTTAATTGACCGTGAACGCAGTCGCCTTGCTAAAGGGAAAGCCTCAAGAATAGAAAAGGGAAATCTTGACGATCTCTTTAATTTGGCAAAAATTTCCCGATATTCCTCTTTTCGTTTAGGTATTTCAATTGTTCAACCTGCAATATCTAAAGCTGTCATATCAAATGAACAGCTTTCTGTTTTAGGCGCCACTGAGACTTATATTAACGAAGTGAGTGGTGTAAAACTAAAAATCATAGTTAGTCAGTAGATTATGTAGGTCATTATTGAGTTATATGGAGTTATTTTATTAGTGTTAACCTGATAACACTATGTAAATAACTCTATAAAAAATAACAAACGCAATCGTATGATCTGGCTTGAGGCTTTCTATAAATTTGAATTATTAGATAAACTATATTTGTGCCCCAGAGTCACGCATAAACCGATTGATTTCATCTTGCGCATGGCGAAGACGATCGGCAATGTCAGTAAATCGGTCAGGCTGATGAAAGAACATTCCTCCTTCCACCGCCGTTTGATGATCTCCGGCGATCGCGGCGAACCGTTCATCGTCGTCTGGCAATAGTTGTAACTTTCCGACAATGACCTGAGTAAAATCCACGCCCGGCACGGGCCAGCGACGTTGCTTCATTTCGACCACATTCTGCATGGCTTCCTGCGTTTCATAGGGGTTGGCAAAATGATTACGCAGCAGGCAGTCCACATCATACCAGTGGCGTGCCAGTCGGGCCGGATTTGGCGCTTTGGTTTGCGTGCAGAACTGGTGCAGCGCCGTCAGCTTTTCCCAAAGAATATAACCGGTGTCATAAGCGTTTACGGTCGCGGTGGGTAACTGGAGTGTATCCATGCCTGCAATCCCGGACAGATAACTTACAACAGGCATCAGATCGGTTGGCTTGCCACGATTTCGTCCGCCAAATTCCAACAGAATATGATCGCGCTGATAGGCCATACTGTCTTCTTTCACCCGTGGGAAATAGATATCGACTTTTTCGCCACCGCTGTCGGGCTCCATGTTTGCTTCAAGGCCCGGAATTTCATAAACCTGAAAGCGTTGGTTTAACCGTTCTGCCAGCGCGTTTGTCCATTCTGTTAAGCGCTCTTGCTGCTGCTCTCTGAACCGACGATTCTGGCTGTTATTTAGCGTGCTTTGCTCCCATGCCTGCTGTTCTTCCTCTTCTGAGTGACCTGCCAGATCGGCCCAGTGAACAGAAAGATCGATATCTTCAGAAAAACGCTCAATCACGTTCCAGCATTTGCTTAACGCCGTTCCACCTTTAAACGCGACAGATAATTCTCCCAGCAAATCCTCATTAAAAAGCAGTCGAAGGATCTCCGTTACCCAGAGATCCTTTTCCAGAAAACTGGCTCCCAGCCCGGAGGGATGCTGCTGCGCCGCGTAAGAGAGGATTTCCTGAAGCTCGCTACGTTGTGATGCGTTCCGGTAGTAATCAAAAATGTTCATCAGAGCGCCTTTTGCAACGCTATAAGCTGCGAGCGCCAGGCGTGAAGCGCAGGCTCATTCATTAACTTTCCGGCAATCTGTCGCGCTTTAGCGGACGGGATGCGGAGCCGATGAAAAGCATTCTTCAGCGTTTCCGGTGGAGTATGTTGCTGATCCAGACTCAACAAACCACGCATCAGCTCTCCTTCAGGTCGGTTCAGCCAACGTAACCGGCTTGCTGATTTGTGCTGGATCCGGACCAGCTCATTGCCGACACGAAACTCTCGCGTAGGGCCGTTTGACCAGTAGATACGTTTAACCGGTGCCTGCGTTTGCAGCCCTAACCGGTAAGCGGCTTCCAGTCCCTGAAGGGTGATTTTGTAACCGCGTTCTTTTGCCCATGCGGCGGCAACCTCATTGGCACTAGCGACTATGTTTACGGATGGAAGATTTTTCAACGGTTTTGGCCGAGAGTAGAAGCCTCGTTCGACCCGGACCAGCAGGCCTTCTTTGACCAGACGACTCATTGCCTGTTGTACCGACGCACGGCTTCCCAGCGAATAAAATCCGCTGATGGAAAAGGGGATGCCACGCTTCATACGGTGAACCCGCTGGCGGGCCAGAGCGGCAACAGACATTAATTCTCCTGGACTGACGTTTCATTATAATGTGGATTTATTTTAGACCATACATACCATGGTATACAAGAATATTGATGTCAGTAAAAATTTGTATATATCGATAGAATTAGTTGCAGGGATTTCTAATAAGTGACCCTGTTAATTTCTGTCTTAGGCCTCAGCGTTTAGTGGTTCCTCATTGCGTCTGAATCTGGGGCGTCTTGTTTTCGGGGCTGCTCTGTCCAACCGAGAATCTGGGCCGGCAATTGGCGCATGCAGTGATTGGTATCTCTGACTGTTTCAAAAGGAGAGTGCTGTTCTGAAGACAGGAGAGCAGTCAATAAGCCCTGAACGCCAACTTCTCCTCCTTGCCGCCAAAGTGGTACTTGAGCTGCCAGAGTTTTCATCCGTTAGGTTTAATCAGCAGGTCCAGACACTGCGCGTCGCTGGGCTTGTAAGGCGTATTGCCAGACTTGGTATTCCGGATGGTGGTATCGGTATTTGAGTGCCCGAACTCGGACTAACGCCGCAGGCGTTGAACAGCGCGCGTGTCGCGCTGGCCCCGAAGGGGTGAGCCGCTGTGCGGCGAATAATCGAACTCAGTTCGATGAAGAGTCCGGATGTAGAAAAGCAAAAAACCGCCTTTTGGGCAGGTTCTTTAAATAGTGGTGCCCGGGCTCGGACTAACGCCGCAGGCGTTGAACAGCGCGCGTGCCGCGCTGGCCCCGAAGGGGTGAGCCGCTGTGCGGCGAATAATCGAACGCAGTTCGATGGAGAGTCCGGTCGTAGAAAAGCAAAAACCCGCCTTTTGGGCGGGTTCTTTAAATAGTGGTGCCCGGACTCGGAATCGAACCAAGGACACGGGGATTTTCAATCCCCTGCTCTACCGACTGAGCTATCCGGGCAACGGGGCGCATTAAACCGTAATCGCCGCGCCTCGTCAACGAAATTTATCTGTTTTGCAGCAGACTGAACAATCTATCACCACATTGCGCTAAAAGCACGCGTCTTCAGGCAAAAAACAGCGTCCAGGCCGCTGAAATTGGCATCGCCAGCACCAGCGCAGGCAGCATATTCACCACCGCAAACATTTTTATCCCGCAGATGCGCAGCCCGGTGGCCACCAGCAGCATACCGCCGACGGCGCTGAAATCCGCCAACATCGTCGGGGTAGTAAGCGGCATAATGATCGCCGCGCAGGCCGCAAGAGTCAGCTGGATGAGCAGCATCGGCACGCTGATGGCGGCGACGGCAATGCCCAGGGTGCAGGCGAAAATGGTGGCAGTGAAAAAGTCGAGAAACGCTTTAGCAATCAGAATGCTGGCGTCGCCAGTCATCCCTTCGCGCATGGCGCCGAAGACGCCGGTGCCGCTGGCGCAGAACAGGACGATAATCGCCACATAGCTCTGAATATAAGACTCATGAGCCGAAGCCTTTTTCTTGCCTTTCGCTGACATCAACTGCTGGAGCTTACTGACCAGCGTATTGATGCCTTTTTCCATATTGCATATTTCGCCGAGCAGCGTCCCCACCAGGGTCGACAGCACCATCACTGGCAGATTGGCGCACTTAATGACCAGTAAAATGCCGATGCCTAATGACGCCAGGCCAAAAATTGAGGTCATTGATGTGCGGATCCGTTCCGGCAACCGTTGACTGAGCAAGGCACCCAGCACACCGCCGACCAGCACCGCGCTGGCGTTAATAAAAGGTCCTGTAACCACGCTGACTCCTGTTAAATATCCCTGATAACCGCATTATTATGACGTTAACCCGCCGTGAAAGCTTGTGTATCCGTGATATAAGTGCATACGGTTTTCATCTTGCGCCTGTTCGGGAAAGGTGCCATGATTGCGCGAATTTTCTCCTCCCTGATATGAGGCCGCCGATGACGACACTGCCATTATCTCGCCAGCGACGTCGCGCACAGATGCGCGGGGTGCCTCATCTTGCTACGCTTACTCCTCTGTTCACCATGCGGTGAAGGACACGTATGCTCACTGTAGGGCAACAGTAAGATCGGACGCGTCTGCTTTTACTGATGTCCGGCGGTCGGAGCTGAAATCCGTCAGACCCGGACACATCGTTGGGCAAGGTTTCCTTGTCTGAGATTTTTACACTCCCGATACGGGCATTTGCGCTTATGAAATCCATGCACATTGCCGCCAGCTGCGAGCTGGTCACCCGCTTGTCCACCCACCGTCGCGTTGTGGCGCTGGACAGTACCGATTTTACCGATGTGGCGGCAGTCGTCATCACCGCGGCGGACAGTCGCAGCGGCATCCTTGCTCTCCTCAGACGCAGCGGATTTAATCTGCCGGTCTACCTGCTGAGTGAGACGGCGGTCGAGAGGCCAGAGGGGGTGCAGGCGGTGATCGCCGGTAAAGATCAGGAGTGGCTGGAGCTGGAGGCGGCGGCCTGTGATTATGAAGCGCGTCTGCTGCCGCCGTTTTTCAATACGCTGACCCAGTACGTCGAGATGGATAACAGCACTTTTGCCTGTCCGGGGCATCAGCACGGGGCGTTTTTCAAAAAGCACCCTGCAGGCCGTCAGTTCTATGACTTTTTTGGCGAAAATGTCTTTCGCGCCGACATGTGCAACGCCGACGTGAAATTAGGCGATCTGCTGATCCACGAAGGGTCGGCCAAGCACGCGCAGAAGTTCGCTGCGAAAGTGTTCAATGCGGATAAAACCTACTTCGTCCTCAACGGCACCTCGGCGGCCAACAAAGTCGTGACCAATGCGCTGTTGACCCGCGGCGATCTGGTGCTGTTCGATCGTAACAACCACAAGTCAAACCATCACGGGGCGCTGATTCAGGCGGGGGCGACGCCGGTCTATCTTGAAGCCGCGCGCAATCCGTTCGGTTTTATCGGCGGCATTGACGAGCGCTGCTTTGATGAGCATTACCTGCGGGATCTCATCCGCGAAGCGGCGCCTGAGAAAGCCAATGCCTCCCGCCCGTTTCGTCTGGCGGTGATCCAGCTGGGGACCTACGACGGCACGGTCTATAACGCCCGCCAGGTGGTGGATAAAATAGGCCACCTCTGCGATTACATCCTGTTCGACTCGGCGTGGGTGGGCTATGAGCAATTTATCCCGATGATGGCCGACTGCTCGCCGCTGCTGCTGGAGCTGACCCCGGACGATCCGGGTATTTTTGTCACCCAGTCCGTGCACAAGCAGCAGGCCGGCTTCTCACAGACGTCGCAGATCCATAAAAAGGATAACCATCTGCGCGGCCAGGCGCGTTTCTGTCCGCACAAGCGGCTGAATAACGCCTTTATGCTGCATGCCTCCACCAGCCCGTTCTATCCGCTGTTTGCCGCGCTGGACGTCAACGCCAAAATTCATGAAGGTGAGAGCGGCCGCCGCCTGTGGGCCGAGTGTGTGGCGCTGGGCATTGAGGCGCGGAAAGCGATCATCGCTAACTGCAAGATGATCCAGCCCTTTATTCCGCCAGTGGTGGCGGGGCGTCCATGGCAGGATCACCCGACCGAGGCGATCGCCCGGGAGCGCCGCTTCTTCAGCTTCGAACCCGACGCGCGCTGGCATGGTTTTGAGGGCTATGCGGACGACCAGTATTTTGTCGACCCGTGCAAGCTGCTGCTGACCACCCCGGGCATTGACGCTGAAAGCGGGGAGTACAGTGAGTTCGGCATCCCGGCGACCATTCTGGCGCATTATCTGCGTGAAAACGGCATCGTGCCGGAGAAGTGCGATCTCAACTCGATTCTGTTCCTGCTGACGCCGGCGGAGAGCGCCGAAAAAATGGCGCAGCTGGTGGCGATGCTGGGACAGTTCGAACAGCATATTGAATCGGATACGCCGCTGGCCGACGTGCTGCCGACCATCTACAACAAGTATCCGGTGCGCTATCGCGATTACACCCTCCGCGAGCTGTGCCAGGAGATGCACGATCTGTACGTCAGCTTTGATGTGAAGAGCCTGCAAAAGGAGATGTTCCGTAAACGGAGCTTCCCGCGCGTGGTGATGAATCCGCAGGATGCTAACCGCGAATTTATCCGCGGCAACGTGGAGCTGGTGCGTCTGAGCGAAGCGGAAGGCCGCGTCGCGGCTGAAGGGGCGCTGCCCTATCCGCCGGGGGTATTATGCGTGGTGCCCGGCGAGATCTGGGGCGGGGCAGTACTGCGCTATTTCCTCGCGCTGGAGGAGGGGGTCAATATGCTGCCGGGCTTCTCACCGGAGCTGCAGGGGGTTTACAGCGAGACGGATCCGGACGGCATTAAGCGGCTGTATGGCTACGTGCTGAAGGGATAAAAAAACGCCCCGCTGAACAGGCGGGGCGTTTTGCTTTTGACGATCACGCGCTCTGCTGGGCGGCGGTCGGTTGTCTGACGTGTTTGTATTTGAACAGCGCCACGAAGGCAAAGGCCAGCACCAGCGAATAACCGGCGAAAATCAGCCACACGCTTTGCCAGTCAGTGATCCCCTCGACGGTAAAGTGCTCAACCACTTTGCCGCTCACCATCCCGCCAAGAATACAGCCGAAGCCGTTGGTCATCATCAGGAACATTCCCTGGGCGCTGGCGCGGATTTCCGGACGAACCTCTTTCTCAACGAACACCGAACCGGAGATGTTGAAGAAGTCGAAGGCGCAGCCGTAGACGATCATCGACAGCACCAGTAGTACAGTGCCGAACGGTGTCGGGTCGCCAAAGGCGAACAGGCCGAAGCGCAGCATCCACGCCACGATACTAATCAGCATCACGTTCTTAATGCCGTAGCGGCTAAGGAAGAACGGGATGGTCAGGATAAACAGCGTTTCGGAGATCTGCGAAATCGACATCAGCACTGACGCGTGCTCGACGATAAAGCTGCCGGCAAACAGCGGATCTTTATCGAAGCTATGCAGGAAGGTGTTGCCGAACATATTGGTGATTTGCAGTTCGGCACCGAGCATCATCGAGAAGATAAAGAAGATAGCCATGCGCTTGTTTTTAAACAGCGCAAAGGCGTTAAGCCCCAGCATCTCCGTCCAGCTTTGATTGCGCTGGGCGTTGGCGACCGGAATATGCGGCAGCGTCAGGGTGAACAGCGCCAGCAAGACCGACAGCGTCGCGCCAATGTACAACTGCATATGGCTCAGTTCGAAGCCCGAGAAGCTGACGCCCCACATGGCGAGGATAAAGCCGATGGTGCCCCAGATACGAATTGGCGGGAAATCGGTGACGATATCCAGCCCCGCCGACTGCAGGCGATAGTAAGAGATGGTGTTAATCAGCCCCAGCGTCGGCATATAGGCCAGCGAGTTGAGGAGGATCACAAGGAACATCTCGCCCGGCGTGGTGACCTGCGCCGCCAGATACAGCGTTAACGCGCCGACCAGGTGGCAGATGGCGTATACCCATTTGGCGCTGATCCATTTATCGGCGACGATGCCGAGCAGCGTTGGCATCAGGACGGCGGCGATGCCGAGCGAGCTATACACTGCGCCGATTGCCGCGCCGTCAAACTTCAGCGTGACAAACATGTACGAGCCGAGCGTGGTCAGCCAGCTCCCCCAAAGGCAGAACTGCAGGAACGACAGTATTTTTAGCTGCAGCTTAAGATTCATGTATTTATCCTCACGAATGTGGGCTTGTTATGTTTATTAAATAACATAACTACCGTTATTTTGATGCGATTCTATCATTCAGGGGTGAGAAGCTTCTGTTAACTGCCGCAGAAAATCGAAAAGATATTACGAAGTATGTCCTATAAAAAAGAGAGGCCCAGTGCGATGTCCGGGCCTGTAAGAGAGGGGCGTTATTTGCGGCGATAGCTTTTCTGCGCAGTGTTAACTTTATACAGATACCGGCGCGATTCGGCCGACGGATGGCGGGTGGTGAGCGTCTGGTAGACGTCGCCTGGCGCCATGCTGTTAATGATGTTCGCCGCCTGGACTTTATCGCTGGAGAAGACGCGCAGTACGCTGCCGGCGCCGCCGTTATAGGCGGTGATCACCGCGTAGCGACGCGAGGTGGGGTTATCGATGCCGGCGAGATAAACATTGTTCAGCATCGCCAGATAAGCGGTGCCGGTATCGATGTTATTCGCCGGGTCAAACAGATAGCTGCGGCTCGGCAGGCCGGATTTGCCCTGCGAACGGAAGACGTCTTTCCCCGCGCTGTGCTGGACGACCTGCATCAGCCCCATGGCATCCGCGTGGCTCACCGCATAGGGGTTAAACGATGATTCTGTTTGCATAATCGCAAGGATCAGCGACTCATCAACGCCGTATTTACGCGAGGCCTGGCGCACCATGCCGAGGTATTTATGCGCACGTTTGTCGAGGTGGTTTGGTACCAGGTTAATGGTGATGCTGTAGATCACGCGCAGGCCATTGTTGCGGCTCTTGAGGCGGGTTTGCAGCAAATAATCGGCGTAGCGCGCGGCGCGCCACTCCCAGCGAATCGACGCGCCGGTGTTATCCACCACCTGACCATAGAGGAACGGCTCTTTGGAGATCTGAATATCATCGACGTCGGAATAGAGGTCAATGGAGTTGGGGTCATCGCCCATCAGCAGCGTTTTGATGATCGCCTGGCGCAGTCGTCCGCGCGGATCGGTGCCCGCGATGGTCTCTACGGTGATCGTCCCGGCATCAAAGTTGATGTGGCTGCGGGTTTGATATTGATCGGTATATTTAACGTAGTCCTTCGGCCCGGCGAGCAGGACTTCGTTATACCCCCAAATGTTCTCGATGTTATGGGCAAACTGGCCCATCAGGATATCGAATCCGTTCGTGTCCTTGACCCAGGCCTCGTTGTATTCGGTGCCTTTTTTATTGGAGCTGGAACACGAAACGAGCAACGGCGCAATCAGCGCGAGCGCTAAGTATTTTTTCATCATTCCGGGCGTGCGTGTTGTGTTTGTTTTTAAAAGGCCGCAGGGCCCTTACTGTTTTTCCGGCGGCGTGTAGCCTTCGATATGCACGTCTTTCCCTTCAAACAGGAACTGCACCATCTCCTGCTCCAGCAGCTTGCGGTGCTCCGGGTTCATCATGCTGAGTTTTTTCTCGTTGATCAGCATGGTCTGCTTGTGCTGCCACTGCGCCCAGGCTTCTTTGGAGATTTCGTTGTAAATGCGCTTCCCGAGTTCGCCCGGATAGAGCTGGAAATCCTGGCCGTCCGCTTCACGCTGCAGGAAAGTACAAAAAATGGTTCTGCTCATAATCACTCCTCTTTGATAGCCGAAAAATTTATACCGGCGTTCCGGCTTTTAACTGTTGCAACAAGCGCTCCACGGGGGCCGCCAGTCCGACCGACGGCGGCTGCGCTAAGTTATACCAGAGTGCGTTGCCTTCATCCATGCATGCGCCAGATGAGTGCACTGTAAGCCACATCGGCACAATATCCAGGTGGAAATGGCTGAAAGTGTGGCGAAAGGCGGTTAATTGCGTCAGATTATCGGCCTTTATCTGACGCTGCGCCAGCCACTCGCGCAGCTCCGCTTCGTCTGCAAACTGCGGAAAACAGAATAGTCCGCCCCACAAACCCACCGGCGGACGCTGGGAGAGAAACACCTCGTCGCCGTGCTGCATCAGCAGGAAATAGCCGGTGCGTTCCGGGATGGTCTGCTTCGGTTTTTTACCCGGATATTCCGCCCATGAATGATTCGCGTAGGCCACGCAGCCATTGCTCAACGGGCACAGCTCGCACTTCGGCTTCGAGCGGGTGCAAACCATCGCCCCGAGATCCATCATCGCCTGGTTGAAGCGTTCTACCCCTTGCGCCGGGGTCACCTCTTCGCTGATATCCCACAGCCGTTTTTCGACCTCTTTTTTTCCCGGCCAGCCGCTGACAGCATAGCAGCGGGCGAGCACGCGCTTCACGTTGCCGTCGAGAATCGGATAATGCTGACCGAGCGAAAGCGACAAAATCGCCCCTGCCGTTGAACGCCCGACGCCGGGCAGCGCGGCCACTTCCTCAAAGGATTGCGGGAAGATGCCGCCATGCTGTGTCGCCACCTGCTGGGCGGCTTTATGTAAATTGCGCGCCCGCGCGTAGTAGCCAAGGCCGGTCCACAGATGCAGCACCTCATCCAGCGGCGCGTTGGCTAAATCAACCACCGTTGGGAAACGCGCCATAAAGCGTTCAAAATACGGGATTACCGTGGTCACCTGGGTTTGTTGCAACATCACTTCGGAGAGCCATACTTTGTAGGGCGTCTTGGCGATTTGCCAGGGCAGGGTTTTACGCCCGTATTTGTCGTACCAGTCCAGGACCTGGGCTGAAAATTGCGCGGCGAGAAAAGTCAAAGCTATGGCTCCGGGATCGCGATTACAGGGTGGCAGATTGCAGCACAAGGGCGAGTGGCTGTAAACCCTTGCATCCGCCGGGTAACTTTGGATAATGCCCGTTTTCCGAACACTTTCACTAGCAGACTTAACTTTTATGAAAAACGACGTCATTTCTCCGGAATTCGATGAAAACGGTCGCCCGCTGCGCCGTATTCGTAGCTTCGTCCGTCGCCAGGGGCGCCTGACGAAAGGGCAGCAGCATGCGCTGGATAACATTTGGCCGGTGATGGGCGTTGAATTCAACGATGCGCCACTCGATTTCGCTGCCCTGTTTGGCCGCGACGCGCCGGTCACACTAGAAATTGGTTTCGGCATGGGGGCTTCGCTGGTGGCGATGGCGAAAGCCAAACCGGAACAGAATTTCCTCGGCATTGAAGTGCACTCCCCTGGCGTTGGCGCCTGTCTGGCTTCTGCTGAAGAAGAAGGTGTGCAAAATCTGCGCGTGATGTGTCACGATGCGGTGGAAGTGCTGCATACCATGATCCCGGATAACTCACTGAATATGGTGCAGCTGTTTTTCCCTGACCCGTGGCATAAAGCGCGTCATAATAAACGTCGTATCGTGCAGCCGCCTTTCGCTGAGCTGGTCAAAAGCAAACTGAAACTCGGCGGCGTCTTCCATATGGCGACCGACTGGGAAGCCTATGCCGTGCATATGCTGGAAGTGATGTCCTCGCTGGAAGGCTATCGTAACCAGTCGGCAAGCAACGATTACGTACCGCGCCCGGAATCGCGCCCGGTAACCAAATTTGAACAGCGTGGCCATCGTCTCGGCCACGGCGTATGGGACTTAATGTTCGAGAGGGTGAAATAATGGCCAAGAATCGTAGCCGTCGTCTGCGTAAAAAAATGCATATCGATGAGTTTCAGGAGTTAGGCTTCTCCGTCGCCTGGCGTTTCCCGGAAGGGACCACCGAAGAGCAGATCGACCAGACGGTCAACGATCTGATCGAAGAGGTGATTGAGCCGAACAAGCTGGCCTTCGATGGCAGCGGCTATCTCTCCTGGGAAGGGCTCATCTGCATGCAGGAGATCGGTAAGTGCACCGAAGAGCATCAGGCCATCGTACGCCAATGGCTGGAAGCGCGTAAGTTAGAGGATGTGCGCACCAGCGAACTTTTTGACGTCTGGTGGGACTAAGTTTGACAAGGGTCGGCAACTGCCGGCCCGTTTTGTCTTAAGGGAGTTTTATGATGCGTAAAACGCTGCTGGCGGTGGCGCTCTCCGTCACCGCTTTGTCTGCCCATGCGGACTACCAGTGTAGCGTCACGCCGCGTGACGATGTGATCCTCAGCCCGCAGCAGGTGCAGGTGAAAGGGGAAAACGGCAATCTGGTGATAAAGCCGGACGGCAACCTGACCTTTAACGGTAAAGCCTATACTCTCAGCGCCGCCCAGCGCGAGCAGGCGCAGGACTATCAGGCCAGTCTGCGCAGCAGCCTGCCGTGGATTGACGAAGGCGCGCGCTCGCGAGTCGAAAAAGGCCGCAAGGCGCTGGATAAAATCATTACCGAACAGGTTGGCGCCAACAGCAGCATGCATGGTCGCCTGACCAAGCTGGATGCGCAGCTGAAAGAACAGATGAACCGCATCATTGAGCGCCGCAGCGATGGCCTGACCTTCCACTATAAAGCTATCGACCAGGTACGTGCCGATGGTCAGCAGCTGGTGAATCAGGCGATGGGCGGCATTCTGCAGGACAGTATTAACGAGATGGGAGCGAAAGCAGTGCTCAAAGGCGGCGGCAACCCGCTGCAGGGCATTCTCGGCAGCCTCGGCGGCCTGCAAACGGCGATTCAGGATGAATGGAAAAACCAGGAGGCCGATTTCCAGCAGTTTGGTAAGGACGTCTGCAGCCGGGTGGTCTCGCTGGAGGATAGCAGGAAATCGCTGGTTGGCTCGCTGAAATAATGACATGGCGGTCCGCTTTCCGGCAGGACCGCCTCTGCGTTTACTCGTTCAGAAATAACTCAAGCAGGGAATTCAAAAACAGCTTACCGTGCTCGGTAATCTGCCAGTTCTGCTCGTCTTCCTGCAGATAGCCCTGGGCTATCGCCGCGTCCAGCTGCGGGCGGATCGCTGCTTCCTCAAGACCGGTATAGCGGCTAAATTCTGCGCGCGGCGCGGCCTCCAGCAGGCGGAAACGGTTCATAAAGAACTCGAACGGTTTATCCGCCTCTTCCACATCATGCTGACGCTCGAGGTAACGGCCTTCCATATACCCGCGCGGGTGGCGGGTTTTGGCGGTCCGCAGAATGCGTCCGTCAGGGAAGGTTATCTTACCGTGCGCGCCGCAGCCGATGCCGAGGTAGTCGCCAAAGCGCCAGTAGTTGAGATTATGCTGACACTGGAAGCCCGGTTTAGCGTAGGCGGACGTCTCGTACTGCTGATAGCCAGCGGCGCTTAGCAATTGATGTCCCTGCTCGAAAATATCCCATAGCGCGTCGTCATCCGGCAGCACCGGCGGCCGGGAGCCGAACAAGGTGTTCGGCTCAATGGTCAGCTGGTACCACGACAGGTGCGGCGGGTTGAGGGCAATCGCCTGACGCAGATCGTCCAGCGCCTCCTCCAGCGACTGGTCCGGCAGACCGTGCATCAGGTCGAGATTGAAGCTGCGCAGGCCGAGGCCGCTGGCGAGACGTGCTGCGCGCTTGGCCTCCTCTGGACCGTGGATCCGCCCCAGGCGCTGCAGCTTCGGTTCGCTAAAGCTTTGTACGCCGATGGAGATACGGTTCACCCCGGCGCGCTGGTAATCAACGAAGCGATCGGCCTCCACGGTGCCCGGGTTGGCTTCCATGGTGATTTCCGCCCCGGCGGCCAGCGGCAGGCAG
This window encodes:
- the hemW gene encoding radical SAM family heme chaperone HemW; the encoded protein is MANLPPLSLYIHIPWCVQKCPYCDFNSHALKGEVPHDDYVQHLLNDLQADAQYAQGREIGTIFIGGGTPSLLSGPAMQTLLDGVRACLPLAAGAEITMEANPGTVEADRFVDYQRAGVNRISIGVQSFSEPKLQRLGRIHGPEEAKRAARLASGLGLRSFNLDLMHGLPDQSLEEALDDLRQAIALNPPHLSWYQLTIEPNTLFGSRPPVLPDDDALWDIFEQGHQLLSAAGYQQYETSAYAKPGFQCQHNLNYWRFGDYLGIGCGAHGKITFPDGRILRTAKTRHPRGYMEGRYLERQHDVEEADKPFEFFMNRFRLLEAAPRAEFSRYTGLEEAAIRPQLDAAIAQGYLQEDEQNWQITEHGKLFLNSLLELFLNE
- the mutY gene encoding A/G-specific adenine glycosylase, translated to MTFLAAQFSAQVLDWYDKYGRKTLPWQIAKTPYKVWLSEVMLQQTQVTTVIPYFERFMARFPTVVDLANAPLDEVLHLWTGLGYYARARNLHKAAQQVATQHGGIFPQSFEEVAALPGVGRSTAGAILSLSLGQHYPILDGNVKRVLARCYAVSGWPGKKEVEKRLWDISEEVTPAQGVERFNQAMMDLGAMVCTRSKPKCELCPLSNGCVAYANHSWAEYPGKKPKQTIPERTGYFLLMQHGDEVFLSQRPPVGLWGGLFCFPQFADEAELREWLAQRQIKADNLTQLTAFRHTFSHFHLDIVPMWLTVHSSGACMDEGNALWYNLAQPPSVGLAAPVERLLQQLKAGTPV
- the trmB gene encoding tRNA (guanosine(46)-N7)-methyltransferase TrmB, translating into MKNDVISPEFDENGRPLRRIRSFVRRQGRLTKGQQHALDNIWPVMGVEFNDAPLDFAALFGRDAPVTLEIGFGMGASLVAMAKAKPEQNFLGIEVHSPGVGACLASAEEEGVQNLRVMCHDAVEVLHTMIPDNSLNMVQLFFPDPWHKARHNKRRIVQPPFAELVKSKLKLGGVFHMATDWEAYAVHMLEVMSSLEGYRNQSASNDYVPRPESRPVTKFEQRGHRLGHGVWDLMFERVK
- a CDS encoding YggL family protein, coding for MAKNRSRRLRKKMHIDEFQELGFSVAWRFPEGTTEEQIDQTVNDLIEEVIEPNKLAFDGSGYLSWEGLICMQEIGKCTEEHQAIVRQWLEARKLEDVRTSELFDVWWD
- a CDS encoding DUF2884 domain-containing protein; translated protein: MMRKTLLAVALSVTALSAHADYQCSVTPRDDVILSPQQVQVKGENGNLVIKPDGNLTFNGKAYTLSAAQREQAQDYQASLRSSLPWIDEGARSRVEKGRKALDKIITEQVGANSSMHGRLTKLDAQLKEQMNRIIERRSDGLTFHYKAIDQVRADGQQLVNQAMGGILQDSINEMGAKAVLKGGGNPLQGILGSLGGLQTAIQDEWKNQEADFQQFGKDVCSRVVSLEDSRKSLVGSLK
- a CDS encoding oxidative damage protection protein, producing MSRTIFCTFLQREADGQDFQLYPGELGKRIYNEISKEAWAQWQHKQTMLINEKKLSMMNPEHRKLLEQEMVQFLFEGKDVHIEGYTPPEKQ